A portion of the Vibrio coralliirubri genome contains these proteins:
- the pepA gene encoding leucyl aminopeptidase: MEFSVKSGSPEKQRSACIVVGVFEPRRLSPVAEQLDKISDGYISSLLRRGDLEGKPGQMLLLHQVPGVLSERVLLVGCGKERELGERQYKEIIQKTISTLNETGSMEAVCFLTELHVKGRDTYWKVRQAVEATKDGLYTFDQFKSNKPETRRPLRKLVFNVPTRRELSLGEKAISHGLAIASGVKASKDLGNMPPNIANPAYLASQARRLADDYETVKTKIIGEEEMEKLGMTSYLAVGRGSKNESMMSIMEYKGAPDPDAKPIVLVGKGLTFDSGGISLKPGEGMDEMKYDMCGAASVFGTMKALAKLNLPINVVGILAGCENMPGSNAYRPGDILTTMSGQTVEVLNTDAEGRLVLCDALTYVERFEPDCVVDVATLTGACVIALGHHISGVLSNHNPLSHELVNASEQASDRAWRLPMADEYHEQLNSPFADMANIGGRPGGTITAGCFLSKFTKKYHWAHIDSAGTAWKSGAAKGSTGRPVSMLVQFLLNRSGQETEEQSSK; the protein is encoded by the coding sequence ATGGAGTTCAGTGTAAAAAGTGGCAGCCCAGAGAAACAGCGCAGCGCATGTATCGTTGTCGGTGTATTCGAACCGCGCCGCCTTTCTCCAGTAGCCGAGCAATTAGATAAGATTAGCGATGGCTACATTAGTTCACTGCTTCGTCGCGGTGATCTAGAGGGTAAACCTGGCCAGATGCTACTACTGCATCAAGTACCTGGTGTACTTTCAGAACGTGTTCTACTGGTAGGCTGTGGTAAAGAACGTGAGCTAGGCGAGCGTCAATACAAAGAAATTATCCAAAAAACCATCAGCACACTAAACGAAACAGGTTCTATGGAAGCAGTGTGTTTCCTTACAGAACTTCACGTTAAAGGTCGCGACACTTATTGGAAAGTTCGCCAAGCAGTAGAAGCGACCAAAGATGGTCTTTACACATTTGACCAATTCAAGAGCAACAAACCAGAGACTCGTCGCCCACTACGTAAATTGGTATTCAACGTACCAACACGTCGCGAATTGAGCCTGGGTGAGAAAGCAATCTCTCATGGCCTTGCTATTGCTTCAGGTGTAAAAGCGTCTAAAGATCTAGGCAACATGCCACCAAACATCGCAAACCCTGCTTACCTTGCTTCTCAAGCTCGTCGTTTAGCCGACGATTACGAGACAGTGAAGACTAAGATCATTGGCGAAGAAGAGATGGAAAAACTGGGTATGACATCATACCTAGCAGTTGGCCGTGGCTCTAAAAATGAATCTATGATGTCTATTATGGAATACAAAGGCGCTCCGGATCCAGATGCGAAGCCGATTGTATTAGTAGGTAAAGGTCTGACTTTCGATTCAGGCGGTATCTCGCTTAAGCCTGGTGAAGGCATGGATGAGATGAAGTACGACATGTGTGGTGCGGCGTCTGTATTCGGTACAATGAAAGCACTGGCTAAGCTGAACCTGCCAATTAACGTGGTTGGTATCCTAGCAGGTTGTGAAAACATGCCAGGCAGCAATGCTTACCGTCCCGGTGATATCCTAACGACAATGTCAGGCCAAACGGTTGAAGTACTCAACACTGATGCTGAAGGTCGCTTGGTTCTATGTGATGCTCTAACTTACGTTGAGCGTTTTGAACCTGACTGTGTTGTCGATGTTGCTACGCTAACTGGCGCATGTGTTATCGCTTTAGGTCATCACATCAGTGGCGTTCTATCGAACCACAACCCACTTTCTCACGAACTTGTTAATGCTTCTGAGCAAGCAAGTGACCGTGCATGGCGTCTACCAATGGCAGACGAGTACCATGAGCAGCTAAACAGCCCATTCGCTGATATGGCGAACATCGGTGGCCGTCCTGGCGGCACAATTACTGCTGGTTGCTTCCTGTCTAAATTCACTAAGAAGTACCACTGGGCACACATCGACAGTGCTGGTACAGCTTGGAAGTCAGGCGCAGCGAAAGGCTCGACAGGTCGTCCTGTCTCAATGCTAGTCCAATTCTTATTGAACCGCAGCGGCCAAGAGACTGAAGAGCAATCTTCAAAATAA
- a CDS encoding glycosyl hydrolase 2 galactose-binding domain-containing protein has protein sequence MRLLLDGLWQISPLTDLSIPQDDITFPAPLSSKLPDSLSENEIAEQEWHLMHDIEVDDAMLACPFVELVMAGVDYFAEVRLNGVAVFDCDGSQAEYRKDIRPYMQSGRNRFEILFLEEEESLLLEEDMDDSISSQAIAKSDSRIGIWQAPYLQFVRNVKLEQVVTEQIWHHGGGCEFKVDVIYQTLKAGLVSASIKFNGMTLVMPIDVRAEHTGVVFQVEAPIIFDIENPNPKHLYPLEVVLDGQEESSFVALNPTSCVSNFLR, from the coding sequence ATGCGGTTGCTTCTCGATGGTCTTTGGCAAATTTCGCCACTGACGGATCTCTCTATCCCACAAGATGACATCACTTTTCCGGCTCCGTTAAGCTCAAAGCTACCTGATAGCTTGAGTGAAAATGAAATTGCAGAGCAAGAGTGGCACCTGATGCACGACATCGAAGTGGATGACGCTATGTTGGCGTGTCCATTTGTTGAGTTAGTGATGGCTGGAGTCGATTACTTTGCTGAAGTTCGACTTAATGGTGTGGCTGTGTTTGATTGTGATGGTAGCCAAGCTGAATACCGTAAAGATATCCGTCCTTATATGCAGTCCGGCCGAAACCGTTTCGAGATCCTTTTCCTTGAAGAAGAGGAGAGCTTATTGCTTGAAGAGGATATGGATGACTCTATCTCTTCACAGGCTATCGCTAAATCTGATTCACGCATCGGGATTTGGCAAGCGCCATACCTGCAGTTCGTTCGAAACGTCAAGCTAGAGCAAGTGGTCACAGAACAGATCTGGCATCATGGTGGTGGCTGTGAGTTTAAAGTGGATGTTATCTATCAAACGCTAAAGGCGGGGTTAGTATCGGCATCCATCAAGTTTAATGGTATGACTCTCGTAATGCCGATCGATGTGCGCGCAGAACATACTGGCGTCGTGTTCCAGGTCGAAGCTCCTATCATTTTTGATATTGAGAATCCTAACCCTAAGCATCTATACCCATTAGAAGTGGTACTTGATGGGCAAGAAGAGAGTTCTTTTGTTGCCTTGAACCCAACCTCTTGCGTCAGTAACTTTCTACGTTAA
- a CDS encoding bifunctional helix-turn-helix transcriptional regulator/GNAT family N-acetyltransferase — protein sequence MNSQQLRDYSRQTVRLLGMLDKQCGDVDLTPVQAHTLGEIQLQPITINQLAQQLNVDKSNASRTVTGLLKLGLVESLENPVDKRSQLVALTAQGIDALSQLDQQQSIFFEKVLSALNDNEQQLLKQGLESYLKGLMKVCQADEFVLRPLTESDNQQLAEVIRQVSAEHGLTEDKGYGVADPTLDDMYSVYSQANAMYWVIEHNGKIVGGGGFAPLAGKPNVCELQKMYFLPQTRGHGLAKRIVALSLKQAKQFGYQHMYLETTECLGAAVKLYEKLGFEHLESAWGETGHDACEVVMAKSL from the coding sequence ATGAATTCTCAACAATTAAGAGACTATTCTCGTCAAACGGTTCGTTTACTTGGCATGCTTGATAAGCAGTGTGGCGATGTCGACCTCACTCCAGTCCAGGCTCATACTCTTGGTGAAATCCAGTTGCAGCCAATCACCATCAACCAATTGGCGCAGCAACTCAACGTAGATAAATCGAATGCTAGCCGCACTGTCACGGGGCTGCTCAAGCTTGGCTTAGTTGAAAGCCTAGAGAATCCAGTAGACAAGCGTAGCCAATTAGTCGCCCTAACTGCTCAAGGTATTGATGCGTTATCTCAACTCGACCAGCAGCAAAGCATCTTCTTTGAAAAAGTACTTTCGGCACTCAATGACAACGAACAACAACTGCTTAAGCAAGGACTTGAAAGCTATTTAAAAGGGCTAATGAAAGTATGCCAAGCGGATGAGTTTGTATTACGCCCACTCACAGAGTCAGACAACCAACAATTAGCCGAAGTCATTCGCCAAGTTTCGGCTGAGCATGGGCTCACAGAAGATAAAGGCTATGGCGTGGCCGACCCAACACTCGATGATATGTATTCTGTCTATAGCCAAGCGAATGCAATGTACTGGGTTATCGAACATAACGGAAAGATCGTCGGAGGCGGTGGCTTCGCCCCTCTAGCAGGTAAACCCAATGTGTGTGAGCTACAAAAGATGTACTTCTTACCGCAAACTCGAGGGCATGGCCTAGCCAAGCGAATTGTCGCTTTGAGCTTAAAGCAAGCCAAGCAATTTGGGTATCAACACATGTATTTAGAAACGACGGAATGCTTAGGTGCTGCGGTCAAACTCTATGAGAAGCTTGGGTTTGAGCACCTTGAGTCAGCTTGGGGAGAAACAGGCCACGACGCTTGTGAGGTTGTCATGGCCAAGTCGTTATAA
- the pyrB gene encoding aspartate carbamoyltransferase gives MANSLYQKHIISIPELSREELELIVQTAGQLKAEPNPELIKNKVVASCFFEPSTRTRLSFETAIQRIGGDVIGFDSGGNTSLAKKGETLADSVQVISSYVDAYVMRHPQEGAARLASEFSNGVPVINAGDGANQHPTQTLLDLFSIAETQGRLDNLNVAFVGDLKYGRTVHSLTQALAKFDNICFYFVAPEALAMPDYICEELDEAGIKYQLLTDMEDVIPELDVLYMTRVQKERFDESEYAHIKSAYILTASMLENARDNLKVLHPLPRVDEITVDVDKTPYAYYFQQAENGVYAREALLALVLNETL, from the coding sequence ATGGCGAATTCGCTCTATCAAAAGCACATCATCTCAATTCCAGAGCTTTCTCGTGAAGAGCTAGAATTAATTGTTCAAACGGCAGGTCAGCTAAAGGCTGAACCAAATCCAGAACTCATCAAGAACAAAGTTGTTGCCAGCTGCTTCTTCGAACCTTCTACGCGAACTCGTCTCTCTTTTGAAACTGCGATTCAACGCATCGGTGGTGATGTGATTGGTTTCGACAGTGGTGGTAACACTTCTTTGGCAAAGAAAGGTGAAACGCTAGCGGACTCGGTACAGGTTATCTCTTCATACGTTGACGCTTACGTGATGCGTCACCCTCAAGAAGGCGCAGCACGTCTGGCTTCTGAGTTCTCAAACGGTGTACCTGTTATTAACGCAGGTGATGGCGCAAACCAACACCCAACACAAACGTTATTAGACCTATTCTCTATCGCTGAGACACAAGGCCGCCTCGACAACCTAAACGTTGCATTCGTTGGTGACCTTAAGTACGGCCGCACGGTTCACTCGTTAACTCAAGCACTAGCGAAGTTCGACAACATCTGTTTCTACTTCGTTGCTCCAGAAGCTCTAGCGATGCCAGACTACATTTGCGAAGAGCTTGATGAAGCGGGCATCAAGTACCAACTATTGACGGACATGGAAGATGTGATTCCTGAGCTAGATGTCTTGTACATGACTCGAGTTCAAAAAGAACGCTTCGATGAGTCAGAATATGCGCACATCAAATCCGCATATATCCTGACCGCTTCGATGCTGGAAAATGCACGCGATAACTTGAAGGTTCTACACCCTCTTCCTCGCGTTGATGAAATTACTGTCGATGTCGATAAAACACCTTACGCTTACTACTTCCAGCAAGCAGAGAATGGTGTTTACGCTCGTGAAGCATTGCTAGCCCTTGTTCTTAACGAAACGCTGTAG
- a CDS encoding DNA polymerase III subunit chi — MQTATFYIVPSDSPQASEDGFAHYVLFLAQHFAKQGAKLYLNCNDKEHAERIAEVFWQVEPSEFIAHNLVGEGPKYSTNIEIGYQGVKHNWNRQLVINLADNHTTFANAFAQVIDFVPCEEKAKQLARERYKIYRQAGYQLQTIEIQHP; from the coding sequence ATGCAGACTGCTACATTTTACATTGTGCCTTCAGACAGCCCGCAAGCCAGCGAAGATGGTTTTGCTCACTATGTGCTGTTTCTTGCTCAGCACTTTGCAAAACAAGGCGCTAAACTTTATCTCAACTGTAATGACAAAGAGCATGCCGAGCGTATTGCTGAAGTTTTCTGGCAAGTCGAACCCAGTGAGTTTATTGCGCACAACTTGGTTGGCGAAGGCCCGAAGTATTCAACCAACATCGAAATTGGCTATCAAGGCGTAAAACATAATTGGAATCGTCAGCTAGTAATTAATCTGGCCGATAATCATACAACCTTTGCGAACGCCTTTGCTCAGGTGATAGACTTCGTCCCTTGCGAAGAAAAAGCTAAGCAACTCGCTCGAGAAAGGTATAAAATTTACCGTCAGGCTGGATATCAGCTACAAACTATCGAGATTCAACATCCATAG
- a CDS encoding valine--tRNA ligase — MEKTYNPTSIEQALYKTWEEKGYFKPHGDTSKEAYSIMIPPPNVTGSLHMGHAFQDTIMDTLIRAQRMKGKNTLWQVGTDHAGIATQMVVERKIAAEEGKTKHDYGREAFIDKIWEWKGESGGTITQQLRRLGASVDWDRERFTMDDGLSAATQEVFVRLYEEDLIYRGKRLVNWDPKLHTAISDLEVENKDKKGFMWHFRYPLANGVKTADGKDYIVVATTRPETMLGDTGVAVNPEDPRYKDLIGKEILLPVVNRLIPIVGDEHADMEKGTGCVKITPAHDFNDYEVGKRNNLPMINILTFNADIRDAAEVFTTNGEESDVYSTDIPAKYQGMERFAARKAIVAEFDELGLLEEIKDHDLTVPYGDRGGVVIEPMLTDQWYVRTAPLAEPAVKAVEDGQIQFVPKQYENMYFAWMRDVQDWCISRQLWWGHRIPAWYDNDGKVYVGRTEEEVREKNNLAPVVVLKQDDDVLDTWFSSALWTFGTQGWPEDTEALKTFHPSEVLVSGFDIIFFWVARMIMMTMHFVKDEDGKAQVPFKTVYMTGLIRDENGDKMSKSKGNVLDPIDMIDGIGLEELVEKRCGNMMQPKLAAKIEKATRKTFENGIEPYGTDALRFTLAAMASTGRDINWDMKRLEGYRNFCNKLWNASRYVLMNTEEHDCGMSLPVEDRANMEFSLADKWIESQFEVAAKEFNAHLDNYRLDMAANTLYEFIWNQFCDWYLELTKPVLWKGTEAQQQATRYTLITVLEKTLRLAHPVLPYITESIWQSVKPLVDGVEGETIMTQALPQFNEANFNAEIVDDIEWVKTFITAIRNLRAEYDIAPSQGLEVMIKVADEKDAARIEANKIVLTSLAKLDDIKVLADGEETPACATKLVGKSELMIPMAGLIDKDAELARLDKEVAKTHGEIKRIEGKLGNEGFVAKAPEAVIAKEREKLDGYKETLVKLEEQKATIAAL; from the coding sequence ATGGAAAAAACATACAACCCAACATCAATCGAACAAGCTCTGTATAAGACTTGGGAAGAGAAAGGCTACTTTAAGCCACACGGTGACACATCAAAAGAAGCTTACAGCATCATGATCCCGCCACCGAACGTCACTGGCAGCCTACACATGGGTCACGCGTTCCAAGATACGATCATGGATACGCTTATCCGTGCTCAACGTATGAAAGGCAAAAACACGCTTTGGCAAGTGGGTACTGACCACGCTGGTATCGCAACTCAAATGGTTGTTGAGCGTAAGATTGCTGCTGAAGAAGGCAAAACAAAACACGACTACGGCCGTGAAGCTTTCATCGACAAGATCTGGGAATGGAAAGGCGAATCAGGTGGCACGATCACTCAACAACTTCGTCGTCTTGGTGCATCTGTAGATTGGGATCGTGAACGATTCACTATGGATGACGGCCTATCGGCTGCGACTCAAGAAGTGTTTGTTCGTCTATACGAAGAAGACCTAATCTACCGTGGTAAGCGTCTAGTAAACTGGGATCCTAAACTGCACACTGCAATCTCGGATCTTGAAGTTGAAAACAAAGACAAAAAAGGTTTCATGTGGCACTTCCGCTACCCGTTAGCGAACGGCGTTAAAACGGCTGATGGTAAAGACTACATCGTTGTTGCGACTACTCGTCCAGAAACCATGCTTGGCGATACTGGTGTTGCTGTTAACCCAGAAGATCCTCGTTACAAAGATCTTATCGGCAAAGAAATCCTACTTCCTGTTGTAAACCGTCTTATCCCTATCGTAGGCGATGAGCACGCAGACATGGAAAAAGGCACGGGTTGTGTGAAGATCACTCCAGCTCATGACTTTAACGATTACGAAGTGGGTAAGCGCAATAACCTACCGATGATCAACATCCTAACGTTCAACGCTGATATCCGTGATGCTGCTGAAGTCTTCACAACGAACGGCGAAGAAAGCGATGTTTACTCAACAGATATCCCTGCTAAGTATCAAGGCATGGAGCGTTTTGCTGCACGTAAAGCTATCGTTGCTGAATTCGATGAACTTGGTCTTCTTGAAGAGATCAAAGATCACGACCTAACTGTCCCTTACGGCGACCGTGGTGGCGTGGTTATCGAACCAATGCTGACTGACCAATGGTACGTGCGTACAGCACCGCTTGCAGAACCTGCAGTTAAAGCCGTTGAAGATGGTCAAATCCAATTCGTACCTAAGCAGTACGAAAACATGTACTTCGCGTGGATGCGTGACGTGCAAGACTGGTGTATCTCTCGTCAACTTTGGTGGGGCCACCGTATCCCAGCATGGTACGACAACGATGGTAAAGTTTACGTAGGTCGCACTGAAGAAGAAGTTCGTGAAAAGAACAACCTAGCGCCTGTTGTTGTGCTTAAGCAAGACGACGACGTACTTGACACTTGGTTCTCTTCTGCACTTTGGACGTTCGGCACACAGGGCTGGCCTGAAGATACTGAAGCACTGAAAACATTCCACCCATCTGAAGTTCTAGTATCTGGTTTTGATATTATCTTCTTCTGGGTTGCTCGTATGATCATGATGACCATGCACTTCGTGAAAGACGAAGATGGCAAGGCTCAAGTACCTTTCAAAACTGTTTACATGACGGGTCTTATCCGTGATGAAAACGGCGACAAGATGTCTAAGTCGAAAGGTAACGTACTTGACCCAATCGACATGATTGACGGCATCGGCCTTGAAGAGCTAGTAGAAAAGCGTTGTGGCAACATGATGCAACCTAAACTGGCTGCTAAGATCGAAAAAGCAACACGTAAGACTTTCGAAAATGGTATCGAACCTTACGGTACTGATGCGCTACGTTTCACTCTTGCTGCTATGGCTTCAACTGGCCGTGACATCAACTGGGACATGAAGCGTCTTGAAGGTTACCGTAACTTCTGTAACAAGCTATGGAACGCAAGCCGTTACGTACTAATGAACACAGAAGAGCACGACTGTGGCATGTCACTGCCTGTAGAAGACCGTGCAAACATGGAATTCTCTCTAGCCGATAAGTGGATTGAGTCTCAGTTTGAAGTTGCAGCGAAAGAGTTTAATGCTCACCTAGACAACTACCGTCTAGACATGGCAGCTAACACGCTTTACGAATTCATCTGGAACCAATTCTGTGACTGGTACTTAGAGCTAACTAAACCTGTTCTTTGGAAAGGTACTGAAGCTCAACAACAAGCGACTCGTTACACGCTTATTACGGTTCTTGAGAAGACTCTGCGTCTTGCTCACCCTGTGCTTCCTTACATCACGGAATCTATCTGGCAGAGCGTAAAGCCGCTAGTAGACGGCGTTGAAGGCGAGACGATCATGACTCAAGCGCTTCCTCAGTTTAATGAAGCTAACTTCAATGCTGAGATCGTTGACGACATCGAATGGGTTAAGACTTTCATCACCGCTATCCGTAACCTACGTGCGGAATACGACATTGCACCAAGCCAAGGCTTAGAAGTAATGATCAAGGTTGCTGATGAGAAAGATGCAGCTCGTATCGAAGCAAACAAGATTGTTCTTACCTCTCTAGCGAAACTGGACGATATTAAAGTTCTAGCGGACGGCGAAGAGACTCCTGCTTGTGCAACTAAACTGGTTGGCAAATCTGAGCTAATGATCCCAATGGCAGGCCTTATCGACAAAGATGCTGAGCTTGCTCGTCTAGATAAAGAAGTCGCTAAGACTCACGGCGAGATTAAGCGTATCGAAGGTAAGCTAGGTAACGAAGGTTTCGTTGCTAAAGCACCAGAAGCAGTTATCGCGAAAGAGCGTGAAAAGCTTGATGGCTACAAGGAAACTCTTGTTAAGCTTGAAGAGCAAAAAGCGACAATCGCTGCGCTTTAA
- a CDS encoding ornithine carbamoyltransferase, with product MAFNLRNRNFLKLLDFTPKEIQFLLDLSADLKKAKYAGTEQKKLNGKNIALIFEKASTRTRCAFEVAAFDQGAQVSYLGPSGSQIGQKESMKDTARVLGRMYDGIEYRGFGQSIVEDLGAYAGVPVWNGLTDEFHPTQILADFLTMLEHGRGKHLHQISFAYLGDARNNMGNSLLVGAAKMGMDIRLVAPKAFWPEEQLVEECQAIAQSTGAKITLTEDVAEGVKDCDFLYTDVWVSMGEAPEAWDERVAVMTPYQVNMDVIKLTGNPQVKFMHCLPAFHNNETVIGQQVADKYGMNGLEVTDEVFESDYSIVFDEAENRMHTIKAVMVATLGQ from the coding sequence ATGGCCTTTAATCTTCGCAATCGTAACTTTCTAAAACTTCTCGACTTTACTCCTAAAGAGATTCAGTTTTTACTCGATCTGTCTGCTGACCTAAAAAAAGCTAAGTATGCAGGTACGGAACAGAAAAAACTCAACGGTAAAAACATTGCTTTGATCTTCGAGAAAGCATCAACTCGAACACGATGTGCGTTTGAAGTGGCCGCCTTTGATCAAGGTGCTCAGGTCTCTTACCTTGGTCCTTCTGGCTCTCAGATTGGTCAAAAAGAATCAATGAAAGATACGGCGCGTGTATTGGGCCGTATGTACGATGGCATCGAATATCGTGGTTTTGGCCAGAGTATCGTTGAAGACTTAGGCGCTTATGCGGGCGTGCCAGTTTGGAATGGCTTAACCGATGAGTTCCACCCTACTCAGATTTTGGCTGACTTCCTCACTATGCTTGAGCATGGCCGCGGAAAACATCTGCACCAAATCAGCTTTGCTTATCTAGGCGATGCACGCAATAACATGGGTAACTCTCTGTTAGTCGGTGCCGCGAAGATGGGCATGGATATTCGCCTTGTCGCGCCTAAAGCGTTCTGGCCAGAAGAGCAGCTTGTCGAAGAGTGCCAAGCTATCGCGCAAAGCACAGGTGCCAAAATCACTCTAACGGAAGACGTTGCTGAAGGCGTGAAAGACTGTGATTTCCTTTATACTGATGTTTGGGTTTCGATGGGCGAGGCACCAGAAGCTTGGGACGAACGTGTTGCAGTTATGACGCCTTACCAAGTGAACATGGATGTTATTAAGCTCACTGGTAACCCTCAAGTGAAATTCATGCACTGCTTACCTGCTTTCCACAACAATGAAACCGTGATCGGCCAGCAAGTCGCAGATAAGTATGGAATGAACGGTTTAGAGGTAACAGACGAAGTCTTTGAATCGGATTACTCAATTGTGTTTGATGAAGCTGAGAATCGCATGCATACCATCAAAGCAGTAATGGTTGCGACACTGGGTCAATAG
- a CDS encoding DUF2061 domain-containing protein — translation MKKTLTFAALHFTIAFSVAYVLTGDILIGSLIAMIEPSVNTVAFYFHEKAWAQVPALKARQWMTKLKTASFATIHFSVAFTVVYLLTGDAFIGGVMALLEPTLNTVAYYFHEKVWLRKAESQTVKAQFCLHQHA, via the coding sequence ATGAAAAAGACACTAACCTTTGCTGCATTACATTTTACTATCGCATTTAGTGTCGCTTACGTACTAACAGGCGACATCTTAATTGGTAGCTTAATCGCTATGATTGAGCCCTCTGTGAATACTGTTGCCTTCTATTTTCATGAAAAGGCGTGGGCTCAAGTTCCAGCGCTTAAAGCTCGTCAGTGGATGACCAAATTAAAAACAGCAAGCTTTGCTACCATCCACTTTAGTGTTGCCTTTACCGTTGTCTACTTGTTGACTGGAGATGCTTTCATCGGTGGTGTGATGGCCTTGCTAGAGCCAACTTTAAATACCGTTGCTTACTACTTCCACGAGAAAGTCTGGTTACGAAAAGCGGAAAGCCAAACAGTAAAAGCTCAGTTTTGCTTGCATCAACACGCTTAA
- the rraB gene encoding ribonuclease E inhibitor RraB, whose translation MSHEDEYLSVAELIEFQKEETRDIITALIEDGSDPEALYDIEHHLFAEDFDVLEKAVVEAFKMGFEVLEAEETEDEDGNKLLCCDATMQCTLNAEAIDEQVEKLVNLAEKFDIIYDGWGTYYEGEDAIYPDEDDEGEE comes from the coding sequence ATGTCTCACGAAGATGAATATCTATCAGTAGCGGAATTAATTGAATTTCAAAAGGAAGAGACTCGCGACATCATTACAGCATTAATTGAAGATGGTAGCGATCCTGAAGCTCTATACGATATCGAGCATCACCTATTTGCTGAAGATTTCGATGTGCTTGAGAAAGCGGTTGTTGAAGCATTCAAAATGGGCTTTGAAGTGCTTGAAGCTGAAGAGACAGAAGATGAAGATGGCAATAAGCTACTTTGTTGTGATGCAACGATGCAATGTACTCTGAATGCAGAAGCGATTGATGAGCAAGTTGAGAAGCTTGTAAACCTTGCAGAGAAGTTTGACATTATCTACGACGGTTGGGGCACTTACTACGAAGGTGAAGATGCTATCTACCCAGACGAAGATGATGAAGGCGAAGAGTAA
- the arcA gene encoding arginine deiminase, producing MSKLYVGSEVGQLRRVLLNRPERALTHLTPSNCHDLLFDDVLAVEAAGEEHDAFAETLRSQDVEVLLLHDLLVETLAVSQAREWLLNTQISDFRYGPTFARDLRNYLAQMDNEHLATILLGGLAYSELPIKSSSMLPKMHRPLDFVIEPLPNHLFTRDTSCWVYGGVSLNPMMKPARQRETNHLRAIYRWHPVFAGQDFIKYFGDEDLHYDNANIEGGDVLVIGKGAVLVGISERTKPQGVENLAASLFRSGQATEVIAIDLPKHRSCMHLDTVMTHMDIDTFSVYPEIVRKDLDTWRLTPKENGEMRVEKAENYLSAIEGALGLDQLKIITTGGDNYEAEREQWNDANNVLTVKPGTVIGYERNVYTNEKYDKAGIEVLTIPGNELGRGRGGARCMSCPIERDGI from the coding sequence ATGAGTAAGCTGTACGTTGGCTCCGAAGTCGGTCAATTGAGACGAGTTCTCCTAAATAGACCAGAAAGAGCACTCACCCACCTCACCCCTTCAAACTGTCATGATCTTCTATTTGATGATGTACTTGCCGTTGAAGCCGCTGGTGAAGAACATGATGCCTTTGCAGAAACGCTGCGCAGCCAAGACGTAGAAGTGCTATTGCTGCATGACCTGCTAGTAGAAACGCTTGCCGTATCTCAGGCTCGCGAGTGGTTACTGAATACTCAAATCTCAGATTTCCGTTATGGGCCGACTTTCGCCCGTGACCTAAGAAACTACCTTGCTCAAATGGATAATGAGCATCTAGCAACGATCTTACTCGGTGGCTTGGCCTACTCTGAGCTTCCTATCAAATCATCATCGATGCTGCCTAAAATGCATCGACCACTCGATTTCGTTATCGAGCCACTGCCTAACCACTTATTTACGCGAGACACTTCTTGCTGGGTTTACGGCGGTGTATCGCTTAACCCAATGATGAAACCTGCACGTCAACGTGAAACGAATCACCTACGTGCTATCTACCGCTGGCACCCAGTGTTCGCAGGCCAAGATTTCATTAAGTACTTTGGTGATGAAGACCTTCACTACGACAACGCTAACATTGAAGGCGGTGACGTACTGGTTATCGGTAAAGGTGCGGTACTGGTTGGTATTTCAGAGCGTACTAAACCACAAGGTGTCGAAAACCTAGCGGCTAGCTTATTTAGATCAGGCCAAGCTACCGAAGTGATTGCGATCGATCTACCAAAACACCGCTCTTGTATGCACCTTGATACGGTGATGACACACATGGATATCGACACGTTCTCTGTCTATCCAGAGATTGTTCGCAAAGATCTAGATACTTGGCGCCTAACGCCAAAAGAAAATGGTGAAATGCGTGTCGAGAAAGCTGAAAACTACCTGTCAGCGATTGAAGGCGCACTAGGCCTTGATCAACTGAAGATCATCACAACCGGCGGTGATAACTACGAAGCTGAGCGTGAACAGTGGAATGACGCTAACAACGTACTGACGGTGAAACCAGGTACCGTGATTGGTTATGAACGTAATGTTTACACCAATGAGAAATACGACAAAGCGGGTATCGAAGTTCTAACGATTCCTGGCAACGAGCTAGGCCGTGGTCGTGGCGGCGCGCGCTGTATGAGTTGCCCTATCGAAAGAGATGGTATCTAA